Proteins encoded within one genomic window of Halocatena marina:
- a CDS encoding bacteriorhodopsin, which produces MSPIGQIVVSGILLQATQADAFSQIQNDVLLSSSLWVNIALAGLSALLFVYMGRGIASNRARLIWGATLMIPLVSISSYLGLASGLTASFIEMPAGHALAGEEVMSQWGRYLTWTLSTPLILLALGLLADANLGSLFTVITADIGMCMTGLAAALVTSSYLFRWLFYAVGCTFFIVVLYALVIEWPTFAVEAGTSDIFRLLRTLTIVLWLGYPIIWAVGVEGLALVQSPGLTSWGYSVLDILAKYVFAFLLLRWIASNERIVSMTGRELATESATVDD; this is translated from the coding sequence ATGTCACCGATTGGTCAAATTGTCGTGAGCGGGATTCTACTCCAAGCAACGCAAGCTGACGCATTCTCGCAGATACAGAACGATGTGTTGTTGAGTTCCTCATTGTGGGTCAATATCGCGCTGGCTGGTCTGTCGGCACTGCTATTCGTATACATGGGTCGAGGAATTGCGAGCAACCGCGCTCGCCTCATTTGGGGAGCGACACTGATGATACCGCTCGTCTCAATCTCGAGCTATCTCGGGCTGGCTTCTGGACTGACAGCCAGTTTTATCGAGATGCCAGCGGGCCACGCATTGGCGGGAGAGGAAGTAATGAGCCAGTGGGGACGATACCTCACGTGGACACTCTCAACGCCTTTGATTTTGCTTGCGCTTGGGCTCCTCGCTGACGCCAACTTGGGAAGTCTCTTCACCGTTATTACGGCTGATATAGGAATGTGTATGACAGGGCTCGCGGCAGCCTTAGTTACGTCCTCCTATCTGTTCCGCTGGCTATTCTACGCTGTCGGCTGCACGTTCTTTATCGTCGTCCTCTATGCGTTGGTGATTGAGTGGCCAACGTTTGCAGTCGAAGCAGGTACCAGTGATATCTTTAGACTCCTCCGCACGCTAACAATCGTCCTGTGGCTCGGCTACCCGATTATCTGGGCAGTTGGTGTTGAAGGACTCGCACTCGTCCAGTCGCCAGGACTTACCTCGTGGGGCTACTCTGTCCTCGATATTCTTGCAAAGTACGTGTTTGCATTCCTACTTCTCCGGTGGATTGCTTCGAACGAGCGGATAGTGTCTATGACAGGGCGGGAGTTGGCCACCGAGTCGGCAACAGTTGACGACTGA
- a CDS encoding Nramp family divalent metal transporter — translation MTGQSEKGAETESDGGVVDDVYASAEVGEQYRDSMYREVNYEVLETAPDTTDYPKADGKGGYKLTDLPKVPKVSHIVGPSAIMLGAALGSGETMFWPAIIAQDGWALYWAFWVGVLTQFFINTELQRWAMATGESIFRGFDRLNGLWPWFFLFAGFVQLGWPGWAASGGKVFAAWTGLIPLNQWYWVGLATMIVIWLSYQAGPVVYNIIEKAQLVMMVLAIVGAVVLVFLVGSIGELANLPAGAVSFGTLPADVEIATFLGGLAYAGAGGYTNLSQGVWAREKGFGMGIYQGRVKNPLRGDSEPETVHDGYSFEPTETNLKRWKAWWKVTQQEHFLTFVVGLLVIATGAMTITAQYVPSGQTVTGNAVSMWLNIVIPQLGSANAFLMYMVLFIALFSTQYAIVEAFTRNTVDIIYQVYGREHGMNVSRVFLGALTVFVLWGMAIIGANAVTNITTPWIFLVLGAAMAGVMMWPYNALTIILNTTRLPEHTQPGWVRVIAMWWATGFFGYFSILLIGDLLSSSFGLSVFSTTVDIVSSGVGGYVLWLIALAVQVYTMYRSGQAKLETNDTVENAEEAAGFLA, via the coding sequence ATGACAGGACAATCAGAGAAGGGAGCGGAGACAGAGTCTGACGGCGGTGTCGTCGACGACGTCTACGCTAGTGCAGAGGTTGGAGAACAGTATCGAGATTCGATGTATCGAGAGGTGAATTACGAGGTTCTTGAAACAGCTCCCGACACCACGGATTATCCGAAAGCCGATGGGAAAGGCGGTTACAAGCTGACCGATTTACCGAAGGTACCGAAGGTTAGTCACATCGTCGGACCGAGTGCGATCATGCTCGGAGCGGCACTCGGTAGCGGTGAGACGATGTTCTGGCCGGCAATCATCGCTCAGGATGGGTGGGCGCTCTATTGGGCGTTCTGGGTCGGCGTACTCACGCAGTTTTTCATTAACACCGAGCTTCAGCGGTGGGCGATGGCCACCGGAGAAAGCATTTTTCGTGGATTCGATCGCTTGAATGGGCTTTGGCCGTGGTTTTTCCTATTTGCCGGATTCGTCCAGCTCGGCTGGCCGGGCTGGGCTGCAAGCGGCGGAAAGGTGTTTGCCGCATGGACAGGTCTCATTCCACTGAATCAATGGTATTGGGTCGGACTTGCAACGATGATCGTCATCTGGCTGTCGTATCAGGCGGGTCCGGTGGTGTACAACATCATCGAAAAGGCTCAACTCGTAATGATGGTCCTCGCGATCGTCGGTGCCGTCGTGTTGGTTTTCCTCGTCGGTTCGATCGGTGAACTGGCGAACTTGCCTGCTGGCGCAGTGAGTTTCGGGACGCTCCCTGCCGACGTTGAGATTGCGACGTTCCTCGGTGGGTTGGCGTACGCCGGTGCTGGCGGATACACCAATCTCTCACAGGGGGTTTGGGCCCGTGAGAAGGGCTTCGGAATGGGTATCTATCAGGGCCGTGTGAAAAATCCTCTCCGTGGGGATAGTGAGCCCGAGACGGTTCACGACGGATATTCGTTCGAGCCGACCGAAACGAATCTGAAACGCTGGAAAGCGTGGTGGAAAGTGACCCAACAGGAGCACTTTTTGACGTTTGTGGTTGGACTGCTTGTCATTGCAACTGGTGCAATGACAATTACGGCACAGTACGTCCCAAGCGGGCAGACCGTAACAGGCAACGCTGTTTCCATGTGGCTCAACATCGTTATTCCACAGTTGGGGAGCGCCAACGCGTTCTTGATGTATATGGTGTTGTTCATCGCGCTGTTTAGCACCCAGTACGCCATCGTTGAGGCGTTCACCCGCAACACCGTCGACATCATCTATCAGGTCTACGGACGAGAACACGGTATGAACGTGAGTCGCGTCTTCCTTGGAGCACTTACTGTGTTCGTGCTGTGGGGGATGGCGATCATCGGAGCGAACGCCGTAACCAATATCACGACGCCGTGGATCTTCTTGGTGCTCGGTGCAGCGATGGCCGGCGTGATGATGTGGCCGTACAACGCACTCACAATCATCCTCAACACCACCCGACTGCCCGAACACACCCAACCGGGATGGGTCCGCGTCATCGCCATGTGGTGGGCAACCGGCTTCTTCGGGTACTTCAGCATCCTGTTGATCGGGGATCTCCTGTCAAGCAGCTTCGGGCTAAGTGTCTTCAGCACGACTGTAGATATCGTGAGTAGTGGTGTTGGCGGCTACGTCCTGTGGCTGATCGCGCTTGCTGTTCAGGTGTACACGATGTACCGGTCGGGCCAAGCGAAGCTCGAAACGAACGATACAGTCGAGAACGCCGAGGAAGCAGCAGGATTCCTCGCCTAA
- a CDS encoding CFI-box-CTERM domain-containing protein, with the protein MERDEDSDTPVEIGDNREKHVTAITNEGEHRDHGNVYLRHSETAFVVSSDSAFPDEETERYAKDTTRRVEVTQHHSACFITTATAGDGPTLDALRAFRDDALIRSPPGRALVHLYEIVSPPIAATLARHPHARTTRFVRWLIERCASLAHHRTASHSSIVQSVLSIVLTALYIIGLCCAALSHGWIRLSESSGSVTD; encoded by the coding sequence ATGGAACGTGACGAGGACAGCGATACGCCAGTCGAAATCGGTGATAACAGAGAGAAGCACGTGACAGCCATTACGAACGAGGGCGAACACAGAGATCACGGGAACGTCTACCTCCGTCACTCCGAAACAGCGTTCGTCGTTTCTTCGGATTCAGCCTTTCCGGACGAGGAGACAGAGCGATACGCGAAAGATACTACTAGACGGGTGGAAGTAACCCAGCACCATTCGGCGTGTTTCATCACGACGGCAACGGCGGGTGACGGTCCGACGCTCGATGCGCTTCGAGCGTTTCGAGACGACGCACTCATCCGATCACCACCGGGGCGTGCGCTGGTTCATCTCTACGAAATTGTGAGTCCTCCCATTGCAGCGACGCTGGCCCGGCATCCCCACGCGAGGACTACCCGATTCGTCCGTTGGTTGATCGAACGCTGTGCGTCTCTGGCTCACCACCGGACGGCGAGCCATTCATCCATCGTGCAGTCAGTGCTATCGATCGTACTGACTGCGCTGTACATCATCGGTCTTTGCTGTGCAGCACTCAGTCACGGTTGGATCCGTCTCTCCGAGTCTTCTGGTTCTGTTACCGACTAA
- a CDS encoding HAD family hydrolase codes for MYDAIIFDNDGVLTELTDRTVIRDAVCKAFEAFDVTNPSDEHVAALSIGVTIDRLERVCSEYDLSPTAFWEQRDTNSSRAQQAEIRAGRKPLYDDIEAVWSLEHPRGIVSSNQHATIECIIDHFELDGRFETYYGRKPTIEHVRKKKPNPYFIERAMADLESENALYVGDSESDIRAAENSGIDSAFIRRSHRSDTLLSTEPTYEIDDLWELEALVS; via the coding sequence ATGTATGACGCGATTATTTTCGATAACGATGGCGTGCTGACTGAGTTGACCGACCGAACCGTCATTCGGGATGCGGTCTGTAAGGCGTTCGAAGCGTTCGATGTGACGAATCCCTCCGACGAACACGTTGCAGCGTTGTCGATCGGCGTTACCATCGATCGCCTCGAGCGTGTCTGCAGCGAATATGATCTGTCTCCGACTGCGTTCTGGGAGCAGCGGGACACGAACAGTTCACGCGCACAGCAAGCCGAAATCCGTGCAGGGCGAAAGCCGCTGTACGACGACATCGAAGCTGTCTGGTCGCTCGAACATCCGCGTGGCATCGTTAGTTCGAATCAGCACGCGACGATCGAGTGTATCATCGATCATTTCGAACTCGATGGGCGATTCGAGACGTACTACGGGAGAAAGCCGACGATTGAACACGTTAGGAAGAAAAAACCAAATCCGTACTTCATCGAGCGGGCAATGGCCGATCTGGAAAGCGAAAACGCACTGTACGTCGGAGACAGCGAGAGCGATATCAGAGCGGCGGAAAACTCTGGTATTGATTCGGCGTTCATCCGTCGTTCACACCGGAGCGATACTCTCCTCTCGACCGAGCCGACGTACGAGATCGACGATCTGTGGGAACTCGAAGCACTCGTCTCATAA
- a CDS encoding Xaa-Pro peptidase family protein — MATTLPPSEYRSRLAAVRDRLTETDADAAVWFGATSIEYVSGFDHIQTERPVVLAVTNDRCSITVPRLEVERVTSNPRIDAVYDYFDYPGGAPIETAVTMLRDLDADSVVADSDGAPATMGYDGPELSEFLEVDTQHWVDRMRWAKSAAEVDLIRESARWANLGHRYLTEYTEPGAHPATVSQRASMDASRAMLDTLGERYVARVRGDGPVSAGFISGQQTALPHGHTANRRLTEGDVLITGATANVDGYFSELERTMFVGEPTDEQIHYFELMLEAQSIAIDALGPGVTVASVDQAVWNYFEEQGVADLAQHHVGHNIGLGAHEPPYIDRGWDEESEMEPGHVYTIEPGLYTETAGYRHSDTVAITDDGTEQLTYFPRELDDNVIRFDV; from the coding sequence ATGGCGACCACACTTCCTCCCTCGGAGTATCGATCGAGACTCGCGGCTGTCCGCGATCGGCTTACAGAAACCGACGCAGACGCTGCTGTCTGGTTTGGTGCGACGAGTATCGAGTACGTGAGCGGCTTCGACCACATCCAGACCGAGCGACCGGTCGTCCTCGCAGTCACGAACGATCGCTGTTCGATCACTGTCCCCCGACTGGAAGTCGAGCGTGTCACGTCCAATCCACGCATCGACGCCGTATACGATTATTTCGACTATCCAGGCGGTGCTCCGATCGAAACAGCGGTTACGATGTTGCGTGACCTCGATGCGGATTCAGTTGTCGCCGACAGTGATGGGGCACCTGCCACGATGGGATACGACGGCCCGGAGCTATCAGAGTTCCTTGAAGTAGACACACAACACTGGGTCGATCGAATGCGGTGGGCGAAATCGGCTGCCGAGGTCGATCTCATCCGTGAATCAGCGCGGTGGGCTAATCTCGGTCACCGATATCTCACTGAATACACAGAGCCGGGCGCGCACCCAGCAACGGTGAGTCAGCGTGCGTCAATGGACGCATCCCGGGCGATGCTCGATACACTCGGTGAGCGCTACGTGGCGCGTGTTCGGGGCGACGGGCCTGTATCGGCAGGGTTCATCAGCGGACAGCAGACCGCACTCCCGCACGGACACACAGCCAACCGTCGATTGACGGAGGGAGACGTGCTGATCACTGGTGCGACAGCAAACGTCGATGGCTATTTTTCGGAACTCGAACGAACGATGTTCGTGGGAGAACCGACAGACGAACAGATCCACTACTTCGAACTCATGCTCGAAGCCCAGTCCATCGCTATCGATGCGCTTGGACCCGGCGTGACAGTCGCATCCGTCGATCAGGCGGTGTGGAACTACTTCGAAGAGCAAGGCGTCGCTGATCTCGCCCAACACCACGTTGGACATAACATTGGTCTCGGAGCCCACGAGCCACCGTACATCGACCGTGGGTGGGACGAAGAAAGCGAGATGGAACCGGGCCACGTCTACACCATCGAACCTGGACTCTACACGGAAACAGCCGGCTATCGTCACTCCGACACCGTCGCAATCACTGACGATGGGACCGAACAGCTCACGTATTTTCCGCGTGAACTGGACGATAACGTGATCCGATTCGATGTATGA
- a CDS encoding fumarylacetoacetate hydrolase family protein, translated as MKIARIETAAGIQTGEYVDGTVTTDTDQYEPDEYELLAPCEPSACFCVGRNFGEKVSQMDYDVPDEPDFFIKPPISVHPPETPIRYPGFTEELTYAGELAAVIDRECSHVSRDEVEDVVRGYTILNDLDALDQPRRTARKAFDGSAPLGPWIETDIDPVGIEMETLINGDRRQSDNTDQMFIKPDAVVSFLSERFTFRPGDVISFGSPANPGLLESGDTIEITYEGIGTLRNTVGDVS; from the coding sequence ATGAAGATCGCGCGCATCGAAACGGCTGCGGGCATCCAAACCGGTGAGTACGTCGACGGGACGGTCACCACAGACACCGATCAGTACGAACCGGATGAGTACGAGCTTCTCGCACCTTGCGAACCCTCGGCGTGTTTCTGCGTCGGGCGTAACTTCGGCGAGAAGGTCTCACAGATGGATTATGACGTGCCTGACGAACCTGACTTTTTCATCAAACCACCCATTTCGGTGCATCCGCCAGAAACACCGATTCGGTATCCCGGATTCACCGAAGAACTCACGTACGCTGGCGAACTGGCGGCAGTCATCGATCGAGAGTGCTCACACGTCTCGAGAGACGAGGTCGAGGACGTCGTGCGCGGATACACAATCCTGAATGATCTCGATGCGCTCGATCAGCCTCGGCGTACGGCACGAAAAGCCTTCGACGGGAGCGCACCACTCGGTCCGTGGATCGAAACCGATATCGATCCTGTCGGAATCGAGATGGAGACGCTCATCAATGGCGACCGACGACAATCCGACAACACCGATCAGATGTTCATCAAACCCGATGCAGTCGTCTCCTTCCTCTCCGAACGGTTTACCTTCCGTCCGGGCGATGTCATCTCATTCGGTAGCCCCGCAAATCCCGGGCTCCTCGAATCAGGTGATACGATCGAAATTACCTACGAGGGAATTGGAACGCTCCGGAACACAGTTGGCGACGTGTCATAG
- a CDS encoding SOS response-associated peptidase translates to MCGRYSLFIQPDEVEERFGARFAFDFEPRYNAAPGQQLPVVRDDSRDSITQSRWGLVPSWADEASTNLINARSETVDEKSAFRDAYHNRRCLVPADGFYEWATTNGSKQPYRITRTDGEPFALAGLWETWTPPQTQTGLGDFTEEGSVDDSKPEPLVTFTILTREPNATVREYHDRMAVMLSREAESAWLDGVEVDELEPTPADALRGYPVSTAVNNPSNDSPSVVEEIDLAG, encoded by the coding sequence ATGTGCGGACGTTATAGCCTGTTCATTCAGCCCGACGAGGTCGAGGAGCGCTTTGGGGCTCGGTTCGCGTTTGATTTCGAGCCTCGGTACAACGCTGCGCCGGGACAGCAGCTTCCGGTCGTCCGCGACGATTCGCGCGACTCGATCACCCAGAGCCGGTGGGGGTTGGTCCCGTCGTGGGCCGACGAAGCGAGCACGAATCTGATCAACGCCCGTTCGGAGACGGTCGATGAGAAGTCTGCGTTCCGCGATGCCTACCACAATCGGCGGTGTCTCGTTCCCGCCGACGGATTTTACGAATGGGCCACAACGAATGGCTCCAAACAGCCGTATCGGATCACCCGAACGGATGGAGAGCCGTTTGCCCTCGCTGGATTGTGGGAGACGTGGACGCCACCACAGACCCAGACTGGGTTGGGAGATTTCACAGAAGAAGGGAGCGTCGACGATTCGAAGCCCGAACCACTGGTGACGTTCACCATCCTGACCCGCGAGCCGAACGCTACTGTGCGCGAGTATCACGACCGGATGGCGGTCATGCTTTCACGAGAAGCGGAATCAGCGTGGTTAGACGGCGTGGAGGTGGACGAGCTCGAACCGACACCGGCGGATGCACTGCGCGGGTATCCAGTCTCGACAGCTGTGAACAACCCCTCGAACGACTCGCCGAGCGTGGTCGAAGAGATCGATCTGGCTGGGTAG
- a CDS encoding TIGR00300 family protein gives MTVSRAVELEGHIIDSGMMQSCFGVIMDMGGSFEVEAFDIGRSKTDASYARLVVSADTQSDLETIIHELHQNGANPVDPRDATLDPAPADRVVPTGFYSTTNHPTDIRFEGEWVPVEKIEMDCAVVVELDGNDQPVHAQAKVLTAIEEGDLVVTGETGIRVRPPERPRESAGAFGFMQGGVSSERPSQSTISTIADAIVETKSEGGSVLAVCGPALVHSGAREDLARLVRDGYIDMLSAGNGFAVHDIERDLYGTSLGMNTETLDHPRRGHKHHIYAISEVIRAGSIEQAVENGLIESGVMYECIKNDVPFVLAGSIRDDGPLPDTITDTLEAQNAIREQAHEADMVLMLSTLLHSVAVGNCLPSTTRVVCVDINPATVTQLLDRGSAQAVGMVTDIGTFIPMLAEQILDSDE, from the coding sequence ATGACAGTCTCTCGCGCAGTTGAATTGGAGGGCCACATCATCGACTCGGGGATGATGCAGTCGTGCTTTGGCGTCATCATGGACATGGGCGGATCGTTCGAGGTCGAAGCGTTCGACATCGGTCGTTCGAAGACCGATGCGTCGTACGCTCGGCTTGTCGTGAGCGCGGACACCCAGAGTGATCTCGAAACGATCATTCACGAACTCCACCAGAACGGTGCAAATCCTGTCGACCCGAGGGACGCAACGCTCGATCCTGCGCCTGCTGATCGAGTCGTCCCAACAGGATTTTACTCGACAACGAACCATCCGACGGATATCAGATTCGAGGGGGAGTGGGTACCGGTCGAGAAGATCGAGATGGACTGTGCTGTGGTCGTTGAGCTCGACGGCAACGACCAACCGGTTCACGCCCAGGCGAAAGTGCTGACCGCCATCGAGGAGGGGGATCTCGTTGTCACGGGCGAGACCGGAATCCGTGTACGCCCGCCCGAGCGTCCGCGGGAGAGTGCTGGTGCGTTCGGATTCATGCAAGGTGGCGTCTCCAGCGAACGGCCATCACAATCGACGATTTCGACGATTGCGGATGCGATCGTTGAAACGAAGAGCGAAGGCGGGTCGGTCCTTGCCGTTTGTGGCCCTGCGCTTGTCCACTCCGGTGCGCGTGAGGACCTCGCGCGGCTCGTTCGAGACGGCTATATCGATATGCTTTCGGCTGGTAACGGCTTTGCCGTTCACGACATTGAACGTGACCTCTACGGCACCTCACTCGGAATGAACACCGAAACCCTCGATCACCCTCGACGAGGTCACAAACACCACATCTACGCGATCAGTGAAGTCATCCGCGCGGGTAGTATCGAGCAGGCCGTCGAGAATGGTCTCATCGAATCGGGTGTGATGTACGAATGCATCAAAAACGATGTGCCATTCGTTCTCGCGGGCTCGATCCGTGACGATGGACCGTTACCCGATACGATCACCGACACCCTCGAAGCCCAGAACGCCATCCGAGAACAAGCTCACGAAGCCGATATGGTGCTCATGCTCTCGACGCTGTTACATTCGGTCGCTGTCGGTAACTGTCTCCCATCGACAACACGCGTTGTCTGTGTTGATATCAATCCGGCGACCGTCACACAACTACTGGACCGTGGTAGCGCACAAGCTGTCGGAATGGTCACCGACATCGGCACCTTCATCCCAATGCTCGCAGAGCAAATCCTCGATAGCGACGAGTAA
- a CDS encoding ZIP family metal transporter — MQIRERFSRSSPVGVGALLVLVCLSVIGVAGGYWKIFIISWVGFMAMAGGAIPGARAETISADRLVWGYGLASGAMIMSAAIFLVPEAIGYSPTIGGVGIAAGILVGYGAHTIGHRLSHIESFDSTSIQLSAHSLADGAIIGLVYATLPDLGLLLGLGIVSHKGPAGYAAARQLSQTGKPVSLLLLPAAGVGLAAFPIALVDLGGSSSINAVIFGFATGTFLHVAMDFLPQCEIGNEIGDAVGQNESDDVHAELDRLRVHAVVSTILGAGAVAIAWALLA, encoded by the coding sequence ATGCAGATTCGAGAGCGTTTTAGTCGGTCATCACCGGTCGGTGTCGGCGCCTTGCTCGTGTTGGTCTGTCTTTCGGTGATCGGCGTGGCAGGTGGCTATTGGAAAATATTCATCATCTCGTGGGTCGGGTTCATGGCGATGGCTGGTGGGGCAATCCCTGGTGCGCGGGCTGAGACGATCAGTGCTGATCGGTTGGTTTGGGGGTACGGACTCGCCAGCGGTGCAATGATAATGAGCGCCGCTATTTTTCTCGTTCCGGAAGCCATCGGATATTCGCCGACAATCGGTGGAGTTGGGATCGCCGCCGGTATCCTCGTGGGCTACGGTGCTCACACAATTGGCCATCGACTCTCACACATCGAGTCATTCGATTCGACCTCCATTCAACTCAGTGCTCATTCGTTGGCCGACGGTGCAATCATTGGACTCGTCTATGCGACGCTCCCCGATCTTGGACTGTTACTCGGGTTGGGTATCGTCTCACACAAGGGGCCAGCAGGGTACGCTGCTGCTCGTCAGCTCTCTCAGACTGGAAAACCGGTGTCCCTTCTGCTTCTCCCAGCTGCTGGCGTCGGGCTGGCAGCCTTCCCAATAGCGTTGGTGGACCTGGGCGGGTCATCTAGCATCAACGCAGTGATCTTTGGATTCGCCACCGGGACGTTTCTTCACGTTGCTATGGACTTTCTCCCGCAGTGTGAGATCGGAAACGAGATCGGTGATGCGGTCGGACAGAACGAAAGCGACGATGTCCACGCCGAACTCGATCGACTCCGGGTGCACGCCGTCGTGAGCACAATCCTCGGTGCGGGTGCGGTCGCCATTGCGTGGGCACTACTCGCGTAA
- a CDS encoding transcription factor S, with protein sequence MQFCDECGSLMHTDSDSEMVCSNCDARVQKDEERAAEFVSTESQTFDDVIETEEGAAEEGLPTTEAICEDCGHDRAWYTIKQTASADEPPTRFFKCMECGHRWRGYS encoded by the coding sequence ATGCAATTTTGCGATGAGTGCGGTTCGCTGATGCACACTGATAGCGACAGCGAGATGGTCTGTTCGAACTGTGACGCTCGCGTCCAGAAGGACGAAGAACGCGCTGCGGAATTCGTCAGCACTGAATCACAGACGTTCGATGATGTGATCGAAACCGAAGAAGGAGCCGCCGAAGAGGGACTCCCTACCACCGAAGCGATCTGCGAGGACTGCGGCCACGACCGAGCGTGGTATACGATCAAACAAACAGCGTCGGCTGACGAGCCACCAACGCGCTTTTTCAAATGTATGGAGTGTGGACATCGCTGGCGTGGATACAGCTAA
- a CDS encoding beta-ribofuranosylaminobenzene 5'-phosphate synthase family protein — MVRVCTGARLHIGFQNLSLARERLYGGVGVALTEPRVVVEAERADDLSADPMIRASAQRAVSLLDVPGAKVRLLESLPRHVGLGSGTQHALATFAAIARAYDSTATVREYAPALGRGGRSGIGVATFESGGFVVDAGHPTDRFTTAPPATGEWTVPPVVARHAVPDEWRFVVVVPADITGEHGEREDEQIRSVVERADPSISDELAVVLTHQLLPAVVEERLEPFGRAIETLGRLNGAWYADEQGGVYRPPAGELIERLRESSAIMGTGQSSWGPAVYGVTDKDHIESARATARDALDALDIDGTVHVSTPRNHGMEIL; from the coding sequence ATGGTTCGGGTATGTACGGGGGCACGCCTTCACATCGGTTTTCAGAACCTCTCGTTGGCTCGTGAGCGCCTCTATGGTGGTGTTGGGGTGGCATTGACTGAGCCGCGCGTCGTCGTCGAGGCAGAACGAGCCGATGATCTTTCGGCCGATCCGATGATTCGCGCCTCTGCACAGCGAGCTGTCTCGCTGCTCGACGTTCCCGGTGCGAAAGTGCGTCTTCTCGAATCGTTGCCCCGACACGTCGGGCTTGGCAGCGGCACCCAGCACGCGCTCGCAACGTTTGCGGCGATTGCACGGGCGTACGATAGCACCGCGACTGTCCGTGAGTACGCACCCGCGCTCGGTCGGGGCGGTCGTAGTGGAATCGGCGTTGCGACGTTCGAATCCGGTGGGTTCGTGGTCGACGCCGGACATCCCACAGACCGGTTCACAACCGCACCGCCCGCGACCGGCGAGTGGACTGTCCCGCCTGTCGTCGCTCGACACGCTGTTCCCGACGAGTGGCGGTTTGTCGTCGTTGTTCCTGCAGACATCACCGGCGAACACGGCGAGCGTGAGGATGAGCAGATACGCTCGGTCGTCGAGCGGGCTGACCCCTCCATCAGTGACGAACTCGCAGTCGTCCTCACCCACCAACTGCTGCCAGCAGTCGTCGAGGAGCGACTCGAACCGTTCGGCCGCGCAATCGAAACGCTTGGCCGACTCAATGGGGCGTGGTACGCTGACGAGCAGGGTGGCGTTTACCGGCCACCAGCTGGTGAGCTCATCGAACGACTACGAGAGTCGTCTGCGATCATGGGGACCGGACAGTCTTCGTGGGGTCCTGCTGTGTATGGGGTAACCGACAAAGACCACATAGAGTCAGCCCGAGCGACAGCCAGAGACGCACTCGATGCACTCGACATCGACGGCACTGTCCACGTGAGCACGCCTCGAAATCACGGCATGGAGATCCTCTAA